A DNA window from Myxocyprinus asiaticus isolate MX2 ecotype Aquarium Trade chromosome 15, UBuf_Myxa_2, whole genome shotgun sequence contains the following coding sequences:
- the LOC127453145 gene encoding cell surface glycoprotein 1-like isoform X3 produces the protein MGCSSSSTQTVAPENRPGVKPEQATNGETLLTHNGITSEDNETIADQVQLPVQSTLLDELGPGPGVLKSVEVEQVQAEAFKPEQPGSPPEEINLAAPDETVSGGDAPLEETVDAPAMKIVSVEHVESAVTESTLFLEPASDPTPVESTPPPEPEPTELTPALESTPEDPMPSSEPKFEEATTPPEATAVKPTETAEVSPGEPTSVPEPTPMESVSNLEPTPMEPTSAAELSPGEPKPNAEPTPVEPVLNVEPTPVEPTTAVELSPGEPTSVPEPTPMEPVSNLEPIPMEPTTAVELSPGELKPNAEPSPVEPVLNLEPTQVEPTTAVEISPGEPKPNAEPTPMEPTSAPDTSTVEPSPVPEPTPLEPILNVESTPAPEPTPMQATLAADPTADLEPTAEEPSPTPAAGVRVSEDSSALVETAAVTQSAEESVICADTPTPADIPAQPAATQAACED, from the exons ATGGGTTGTTCATCGTCCAGCACACAGACCGTCGCGCCGGAGAACCGACCGGGCGTCAAACCGGAGCAGGCGACGAACGGAGAAACTCTGC TCACCCATAATGGGATTACATCTGAGGACAATGAGACCATCGCAGACCAGGTGCAGCTACCTGTCCAAAGCACCCTGCTGGATGAGTTGGGCCCTGGACCAGGTGTTCTGAAGAGTGTGGAGGTGGAGCAGGTGCAGGCTGAGGCCTTCAAACCAGAGCAGCCAGGAAGTCCTCCAGAGGAGATAAATCTTGCAGCTCCAGACGAAACCGTCAGTGGTGGTGATGCACCTCTAGAGGAGACGGTTGATGCTCCTGCCATGAAGATCGTGTCAGTAGAACACGTTGAGTCTGCTGTGACAGAATCTACCCTATTTCTGGAACCAGCATCAGATCCTACACCAGTGGAGTCAACTCCTCCTCCAGAACCCGAACCGACGGAACTAACCCCAGCGCTAGAATCCACTCCAGAGGACCCAATGCCAAGCTCAGAGCCCAAATTTGAGGAAGCAACCACACCTCCTGAAGCTACAGCAGTGAAACCAACTGAAACAGCAGAAGTCAGTCCAGGGGAACCAACCTCAGTTCCAGAACCCACCCCCATGGAATCTGTCTCAAATCTAGAACCCACTCCAATGGAACCAACCTCAGCTGCAGAACTCAGTCCAGGGGAACCCAAGCCGAATGCAGAACCCACTCCTGTGGAACCAGTCTTAAATGTAGAACCCACTCCAGTGGAACCAACCACAGCTGTAGAACTCAGTCCAGGGGAACCAACCTCAGTTCCAGAACCCACCCCCATGGAACCTGTCTCAAATTTAGAACCCATTCCAATGGAACCAACCACAGCTGTAGAACTTAGTCCAGGGGAACTCAAGCCAAATGCAGAACCCTCTCCAGTGGAACCTGTCTTAAATCTAGAACCCACTCAAGTGGAACCAACCACAGCTGTAGAAATCAGTCCAGGGGAACCCAAGCCGAATGCAGAACCTACTCCAATGGAACCAACATCAGCTCCAGACACTAGTACAGTAGAACCAAGTCCAGTTCCAGAACCCACTCCATTGGAACCAATCCTGAATGTAGAATCAACTCCAGCTCCAGAACCCACTCCAATGCAAGCAACACTGGCTGCGGACCCAACCGCTGATCTAGAACCCACAGCAGAAGAACCGAGTCCAACCCCTGCAGCAGGTGTCAGAGTGTCTGAGGATTCATCTGCACTTGTGGAGACAGCAGCAGTCACACAGTCTGCAGAAGAGAGTGTGATATGTGCAGACACACCCACACCTGCAGACATTCCTGCACAGCCGGCTGCAACACAGG cAGCTTGTGAAGATTGA
- the LOC127453145 gene encoding cell surface glycoprotein 1-like isoform X1, whose protein sequence is MGCSSSSTQTVAPENRPGVKPEQATNGETLLTHNGITSEDNETIADQVQLPVQSTLLDELGPGPGVLKSVEVEQVQAEAFKPEQPGSPPEEINLAAPDETVSGGDAPLEETVDAPAMKIVSVEHVESAVTESTLFLEPASDPTPVESTPPPEPEPTELTPALESTPEDPMPSSEPKFEEATTPPEATAVKPTETAEVSPGEPTSVPEPTPMESVSNLEPTPMEPTSAAELSPGEPKPNAEPTPVEPVLNVEPTPVEPTTAVELSPGEPTSVPEPTPMEPVSNLEPIPMEPTTAVELSPGELKPNAEPSPVEPVLNLEPTQVEPTTAVEISPGEPKPNAEPTPMEPTSAPDTSTVEPSPVPEPTPLEPILNVESTPAPEPTPMQATLAADPTADLEPTAEEPSPTPAAGVRVSEDSSALVETAAVTQSAEESVICADTPTPADIPAQPAATQGPAVEASQPGVRGQTLSSL, encoded by the exons ATGGGTTGTTCATCGTCCAGCACACAGACCGTCGCGCCGGAGAACCGACCGGGCGTCAAACCGGAGCAGGCGACGAACGGAGAAACTCTGC TCACCCATAATGGGATTACATCTGAGGACAATGAGACCATCGCAGACCAGGTGCAGCTACCTGTCCAAAGCACCCTGCTGGATGAGTTGGGCCCTGGACCAGGTGTTCTGAAGAGTGTGGAGGTGGAGCAGGTGCAGGCTGAGGCCTTCAAACCAGAGCAGCCAGGAAGTCCTCCAGAGGAGATAAATCTTGCAGCTCCAGACGAAACCGTCAGTGGTGGTGATGCACCTCTAGAGGAGACGGTTGATGCTCCTGCCATGAAGATCGTGTCAGTAGAACACGTTGAGTCTGCTGTGACAGAATCTACCCTATTTCTGGAACCAGCATCAGATCCTACACCAGTGGAGTCAACTCCTCCTCCAGAACCCGAACCGACGGAACTAACCCCAGCGCTAGAATCCACTCCAGAGGACCCAATGCCAAGCTCAGAGCCCAAATTTGAGGAAGCAACCACACCTCCTGAAGCTACAGCAGTGAAACCAACTGAAACAGCAGAAGTCAGTCCAGGGGAACCAACCTCAGTTCCAGAACCCACCCCCATGGAATCTGTCTCAAATCTAGAACCCACTCCAATGGAACCAACCTCAGCTGCAGAACTCAGTCCAGGGGAACCCAAGCCGAATGCAGAACCCACTCCTGTGGAACCAGTCTTAAATGTAGAACCCACTCCAGTGGAACCAACCACAGCTGTAGAACTCAGTCCAGGGGAACCAACCTCAGTTCCAGAACCCACCCCCATGGAACCTGTCTCAAATTTAGAACCCATTCCAATGGAACCAACCACAGCTGTAGAACTTAGTCCAGGGGAACTCAAGCCAAATGCAGAACCCTCTCCAGTGGAACCTGTCTTAAATCTAGAACCCACTCAAGTGGAACCAACCACAGCTGTAGAAATCAGTCCAGGGGAACCCAAGCCGAATGCAGAACCTACTCCAATGGAACCAACATCAGCTCCAGACACTAGTACAGTAGAACCAAGTCCAGTTCCAGAACCCACTCCATTGGAACCAATCCTGAATGTAGAATCAACTCCAGCTCCAGAACCCACTCCAATGCAAGCAACACTGGCTGCGGACCCAACCGCTGATCTAGAACCCACAGCAGAAGAACCGAGTCCAACCCCTGCAGCAGGTGTCAGAGTGTCTGAGGATTCATCTGCACTTGTGGAGACAGCAGCAGTCACACAGTCTGCAGAAGAGAGTGTGATATGTGCAGACACACCCACACCTGCAGACATTCCTGCACAGCCGGCTGCAACACAGG ggcCTGCGGTTGAAGCTTCACAgccaggggtcagaggtcaaACACTTAG cAGCTTGTGA
- the LOC127453145 gene encoding cell surface glycoprotein 1-like isoform X4, translated as MGCSSSSTQTVAPENRPGVKPEQATNGETLLTHNGITSEDNETIADQVQLPVQSTLLDELGPGPGVLKSVEVEQVQAEAFKPEQPGSPPEEINLAAPDETVSGGDAPLEETVDAPAMKIVSVEHVESAVTESTLFLEPASDPTPVESTPPPEPEPTELTPALESTPEDPMPSSEPKFEEATTPPEATAVKPTETAEVSPGEPTSVPEPTPMESVSNLEPTPMEPTSAAELSPGEPKPNAEPTPVEPVLNVEPTPVEPTTAVELSPGEPTSVPEPTPMEPVSNLEPIPMEPTTAVELSPGELKPNAEPSPVEPVLNLEPTQVEPTTAVEISPGEPKPNAEPTPMEPTSAPDTSTVEPSPVPEPTPLEPILNVESTPAPEPTPMQATLAADPTADLEPTAEEPSPTPAAGVRVSEDSSALVETAAVTQSAEESVICADTPTPADIPAQPAATQACED; from the exons ATGGGTTGTTCATCGTCCAGCACACAGACCGTCGCGCCGGAGAACCGACCGGGCGTCAAACCGGAGCAGGCGACGAACGGAGAAACTCTGC TCACCCATAATGGGATTACATCTGAGGACAATGAGACCATCGCAGACCAGGTGCAGCTACCTGTCCAAAGCACCCTGCTGGATGAGTTGGGCCCTGGACCAGGTGTTCTGAAGAGTGTGGAGGTGGAGCAGGTGCAGGCTGAGGCCTTCAAACCAGAGCAGCCAGGAAGTCCTCCAGAGGAGATAAATCTTGCAGCTCCAGACGAAACCGTCAGTGGTGGTGATGCACCTCTAGAGGAGACGGTTGATGCTCCTGCCATGAAGATCGTGTCAGTAGAACACGTTGAGTCTGCTGTGACAGAATCTACCCTATTTCTGGAACCAGCATCAGATCCTACACCAGTGGAGTCAACTCCTCCTCCAGAACCCGAACCGACGGAACTAACCCCAGCGCTAGAATCCACTCCAGAGGACCCAATGCCAAGCTCAGAGCCCAAATTTGAGGAAGCAACCACACCTCCTGAAGCTACAGCAGTGAAACCAACTGAAACAGCAGAAGTCAGTCCAGGGGAACCAACCTCAGTTCCAGAACCCACCCCCATGGAATCTGTCTCAAATCTAGAACCCACTCCAATGGAACCAACCTCAGCTGCAGAACTCAGTCCAGGGGAACCCAAGCCGAATGCAGAACCCACTCCTGTGGAACCAGTCTTAAATGTAGAACCCACTCCAGTGGAACCAACCACAGCTGTAGAACTCAGTCCAGGGGAACCAACCTCAGTTCCAGAACCCACCCCCATGGAACCTGTCTCAAATTTAGAACCCATTCCAATGGAACCAACCACAGCTGTAGAACTTAGTCCAGGGGAACTCAAGCCAAATGCAGAACCCTCTCCAGTGGAACCTGTCTTAAATCTAGAACCCACTCAAGTGGAACCAACCACAGCTGTAGAAATCAGTCCAGGGGAACCCAAGCCGAATGCAGAACCTACTCCAATGGAACCAACATCAGCTCCAGACACTAGTACAGTAGAACCAAGTCCAGTTCCAGAACCCACTCCATTGGAACCAATCCTGAATGTAGAATCAACTCCAGCTCCAGAACCCACTCCAATGCAAGCAACACTGGCTGCGGACCCAACCGCTGATCTAGAACCCACAGCAGAAGAACCGAGTCCAACCCCTGCAGCAGGTGTCAGAGTGTCTGAGGATTCATCTGCACTTGTGGAGACAGCAGCAGTCACACAGTCTGCAGAAGAGAGTGTGATATGTGCAGACACACCCACACCTGCAGACATTCCTGCACAGCCGGCTGCAACACAGG CTTGTGAAGATTGA
- the LOC127453145 gene encoding cell surface glycoprotein 1-like isoform X2, with translation MGCSSSSTQTVAPENRPGVKPEQATNGETLLTHNGITSEDNETIADQVQLPVQSTLLDELGPGPGVLKSVEVEQVQAEAFKPEQPGSPPEEINLAAPDETVSGGDAPLEETVDAPAMKIVSVEHVESAVTESTLFLEPASDPTPVESTPPPEPEPTELTPALESTPEDPMPSSEPKFEEATTPPEATAVKPTETAEVSPGEPTSVPEPTPMESVSNLEPTPMEPTSAAELSPGEPKPNAEPTPVEPVLNVEPTPVEPTTAVELSPGEPTSVPEPTPMEPVSNLEPIPMEPTTAVELSPGELKPNAEPSPVEPVLNLEPTQVEPTTAVEISPGEPKPNAEPTPMEPTSAPDTSTVEPSPVPEPTPLEPILNVESTPAPEPTPMQATLAADPTADLEPTAEEPSPTPAAGVRVSEDSSALVETAAVTQSAEESVICADTPTPADIPAQPAATQGPAVEASQPGVRGQTLSL, from the exons ATGGGTTGTTCATCGTCCAGCACACAGACCGTCGCGCCGGAGAACCGACCGGGCGTCAAACCGGAGCAGGCGACGAACGGAGAAACTCTGC TCACCCATAATGGGATTACATCTGAGGACAATGAGACCATCGCAGACCAGGTGCAGCTACCTGTCCAAAGCACCCTGCTGGATGAGTTGGGCCCTGGACCAGGTGTTCTGAAGAGTGTGGAGGTGGAGCAGGTGCAGGCTGAGGCCTTCAAACCAGAGCAGCCAGGAAGTCCTCCAGAGGAGATAAATCTTGCAGCTCCAGACGAAACCGTCAGTGGTGGTGATGCACCTCTAGAGGAGACGGTTGATGCTCCTGCCATGAAGATCGTGTCAGTAGAACACGTTGAGTCTGCTGTGACAGAATCTACCCTATTTCTGGAACCAGCATCAGATCCTACACCAGTGGAGTCAACTCCTCCTCCAGAACCCGAACCGACGGAACTAACCCCAGCGCTAGAATCCACTCCAGAGGACCCAATGCCAAGCTCAGAGCCCAAATTTGAGGAAGCAACCACACCTCCTGAAGCTACAGCAGTGAAACCAACTGAAACAGCAGAAGTCAGTCCAGGGGAACCAACCTCAGTTCCAGAACCCACCCCCATGGAATCTGTCTCAAATCTAGAACCCACTCCAATGGAACCAACCTCAGCTGCAGAACTCAGTCCAGGGGAACCCAAGCCGAATGCAGAACCCACTCCTGTGGAACCAGTCTTAAATGTAGAACCCACTCCAGTGGAACCAACCACAGCTGTAGAACTCAGTCCAGGGGAACCAACCTCAGTTCCAGAACCCACCCCCATGGAACCTGTCTCAAATTTAGAACCCATTCCAATGGAACCAACCACAGCTGTAGAACTTAGTCCAGGGGAACTCAAGCCAAATGCAGAACCCTCTCCAGTGGAACCTGTCTTAAATCTAGAACCCACTCAAGTGGAACCAACCACAGCTGTAGAAATCAGTCCAGGGGAACCCAAGCCGAATGCAGAACCTACTCCAATGGAACCAACATCAGCTCCAGACACTAGTACAGTAGAACCAAGTCCAGTTCCAGAACCCACTCCATTGGAACCAATCCTGAATGTAGAATCAACTCCAGCTCCAGAACCCACTCCAATGCAAGCAACACTGGCTGCGGACCCAACCGCTGATCTAGAACCCACAGCAGAAGAACCGAGTCCAACCCCTGCAGCAGGTGTCAGAGTGTCTGAGGATTCATCTGCACTTGTGGAGACAGCAGCAGTCACACAGTCTGCAGAAGAGAGTGTGATATGTGCAGACACACCCACACCTGCAGACATTCCTGCACAGCCGGCTGCAACACAGG ggcCTGCGGTTGAAGCTTCACAgccaggggtcagaggtcaaACACTTAG CTTGTGA